In a single window of the Bacillus sp. 2205SS5-2 genome:
- a CDS encoding TetR/AcrR family transcriptional regulator, whose product MKRNKPKYKQIIDAAVIVIAENGYHQAQVSKIAKQAGVADGTIYLYFKNKEDILISLFREKMGLFVEKTKEVLAGKRSAKEKLLVMIENHFRLLSDDHHLAIVTQLELRQSNKDLRLKINGVLKEYLQLVDTVLIEGIEHEEFSLDLNVRMARQMIFGTIDESVTTWVMNEQKYDLVALAPAVHHLIANGCGAKS is encoded by the coding sequence TTGAAAAGGAATAAACCCAAATATAAACAGATTATTGACGCTGCCGTGATTGTGATTGCAGAAAATGGCTATCATCAAGCACAAGTTTCAAAAATCGCCAAACAGGCTGGAGTCGCTGACGGCACGATCTACCTTTACTTTAAAAATAAAGAAGACATTTTAATTTCTCTGTTTAGAGAAAAAATGGGTCTGTTTGTAGAAAAAACAAAAGAAGTTCTTGCAGGAAAACGTTCCGCTAAAGAGAAGTTATTAGTGATGATTGAAAATCACTTCAGGTTACTTTCTGATGATCATCATTTAGCGATTGTTACTCAGCTTGAATTACGTCAATCAAACAAGGATCTTCGTTTAAAAATTAATGGTGTTTTAAAGGAATATTTACAACTTGTAGACACTGTTTTAATTGAAGGAATCGAACATGAAGAGTTTTCCTTGGATTTAAATGTAAGAATGGCGAGGCAAATGATTTTTGGAACGATAGATGAATCGGTCACGACATGGGTAATGAATGAACAGAAATACGACCTTGTTGCCCTTGCACCAGCTGTTCATCACTTGATTGCAAATGGCTGTGGAGCAAAATCATAA
- the zapA gene encoding cell division protein ZapA yields MSEQQKNRTTVDIYGTQYVIIGTESTSHVRSVATFVDDKMRGISSKNPALDINKLAVLTAVNAVHDYLKLKEKIEQLENEVKKIKD; encoded by the coding sequence TTGTCGGAACAGCAGAAAAATCGCACAACAGTAGATATTTATGGAACACAGTATGTCATTATAGGCACTGAATCTACCAGCCATGTTCGTTCAGTCGCTACCTTTGTGGATGATAAGATGAGGGGAATTAGCTCTAAGAATCCTGCATTAGACATCAATAAATTAGCAGTCCTCACTGCTGTGAATGCTGTACATGATTATCTTAAATTAAAAGAGAAGATAGAGCAATTAGAGAACGAAGTAAAAAAAATAAAGGACTGA
- a CDS encoding AAA family ATPase: MKLSTNTQYVRSLKLKKESITSYQKFPLNLPVISTLKEIVFHPNVTFVVGENGMGKSTLLEGIAVSLGFNPEGGSRNFNFSSFDSHSNLDQYLRVAKGAYLPKDSYFFRAESFYNVATNIEELDKEGGGPRIIDSYGGKSLHEQSHGESFFAAFMNRFQGGGLYILDEPEAALSPLRQMSLLARIHELVEEGSQLIISTHSPVIMAYPEAKILQITEVGMKEVTLEETNHYSLMQQFFQDRERLLHHLFQ; this comes from the coding sequence ATGAAATTATCAACGAATACCCAATATGTACGATCGCTGAAATTAAAGAAAGAGAGTATCACTTCGTACCAGAAGTTCCCGCTGAATCTCCCTGTGATTTCTACCTTAAAAGAAATCGTATTTCATCCGAATGTAACCTTTGTTGTAGGAGAGAATGGAATGGGGAAATCAACGCTATTGGAAGGAATTGCAGTATCGCTTGGGTTTAATCCAGAAGGTGGTTCTCGAAATTTTAATTTCTCTAGCTTTGATTCTCATTCCAATCTCGATCAATATCTTCGCGTTGCAAAGGGAGCATATCTGCCGAAGGATAGCTACTTTTTCCGGGCGGAATCTTTCTATAATGTCGCTACGAATATTGAAGAACTAGACAAAGAGGGTGGTGGTCCTCGAATCATTGATTCCTATGGAGGGAAATCTCTTCATGAGCAGTCACACGGGGAATCTTTTTTTGCGGCATTTATGAATCGCTTCCAAGGAGGAGGTTTGTATATTTTAGATGAACCTGAAGCGGCCTTGTCACCTTTGAGACAAATGAGTCTATTGGCAAGGATTCATGAACTCGTTGAGGAAGGTTCACAGCTGATTATCTCAACACATTCTCCGGTCATTATGGCCTATCCAGAAGCGAAAATTCTGCAAATCACTGAGGTTGGAATGAAGGAGGTAACACTAGAGGAAACGAATCACTATTCATTAATGCAACAATTCTTTCAAGACCGAGAACGCTTACTTCATCACTTATTTCAATAG
- a CDS encoding DUF350 domain-containing protein: protein MVDSFWENGLVQTAGYFSVVILCLVLFLTVFELVTKYQNWEEIKNGNIAVAMATGGKIFGIANIFSYSIKQHDTFFEMVGWGFYGFFLLIASYFVYEFLTPRFKIDEEIANDNRAVGFISLVISVGLSFVIGAGIS from the coding sequence ATGGTAGATTCTTTTTGGGAAAATGGGTTGGTGCAAACAGCAGGATATTTTTCCGTAGTTATTTTATGCTTAGTTCTTTTTTTAACGGTTTTTGAACTCGTAACTAAATATCAAAATTGGGAAGAAATTAAAAATGGGAATATTGCGGTTGCAATGGCGACAGGTGGGAAAATTTTTGGAATAGCTAACATTTTTTCCTACTCTATTAAGCAGCATGATACATTTTTTGAAATGGTTGGATGGGGATTTTATGGTTTCTTCCTCCTTATTGCTAGCTATTTTGTGTATGAGTTTTTAACACCGAGATTTAAAATTGATGAAGAAATCGCGAATGATAATCGAGCAGTAGGCTTTATTTCTCTCGTGATTTCCGTAGGATTGTCCTTTGTTATTGGGGCAGGAATTTCGTAA
- the polX gene encoding DNA polymerase/3'-5' exonuclease PolX, with product MVSMNKKKIIELLEKIGIYMELKGENPFKISAFRKAATALENDDRSLSEMDDLTKISGIGKGTATVIMEYITDGTSSVLEELKQEVPKGLIPLLQLQGLGGKKIAKLYQELGVKSIDDLKQACEEGKVQTLSGFGKKTEEKILAAIEKSGTRPGRLPIAYVLSIAGKMEQKLSELDSIETFSRAGSLRRLRETIKDLDYIISTNDPQKVKKSLLKLDGIKESIASGDTKISLVFDYEYEVSVDFRLVAPHEFATALHHFTGSKDHNVRMRQLAKERGEKISEYGVENTETGEVTTFMSEEAFFAHFDLPFIPPELREDGKEIEQISKWEGLIHSKDIKGDLHMHSTWSDGAYSIVEMVEECRRLGYQYMAITDHSQYLKVANGLTPERLRKQIDEIRRLNEQYEDILILSGIEMDILPDGSLDYEDDLLEELDLVIASIHSSFSQPRETIMNRLITALDNAHVDIIAHPTGRLIGRREGYDVDMDMLIELATKTNTALELNANPNRLDLSSENIKKAQEAGVKLVINTDAHSTEHFAFMELGIQTARKGWILAENVLNTREPEELVAFLNRHKEGK from the coding sequence ATCGTGAGCATGAATAAGAAAAAAATTATTGAACTATTAGAGAAAATCGGTATTTATATGGAGTTGAAAGGGGAAAACCCCTTCAAAATATCAGCATTCAGAAAAGCGGCAACTGCTCTTGAAAATGATGATCGTTCACTAAGTGAAATGGATGATCTAACGAAAATAAGTGGAATTGGAAAAGGAACCGCAACGGTTATCATGGAATACATAACAGATGGAACATCATCCGTACTGGAAGAATTGAAACAAGAGGTTCCTAAAGGGTTGATACCATTGCTTCAACTTCAAGGTTTAGGTGGAAAGAAAATTGCGAAATTGTATCAAGAGCTTGGAGTAAAAAGCATAGATGATCTGAAGCAAGCATGTGAAGAAGGCAAAGTTCAAACGCTCTCAGGTTTTGGAAAAAAAACAGAAGAAAAGATTCTAGCTGCCATCGAAAAATCTGGCACTCGCCCAGGTCGCCTACCGATAGCTTATGTCTTATCTATAGCAGGAAAAATGGAACAAAAACTAAGTGAGTTGGACAGCATTGAAACATTCTCTCGGGCAGGGAGCTTACGAAGGCTCCGAGAAACAATTAAGGATTTAGATTATATTATTTCCACAAATGATCCTCAAAAGGTCAAAAAATCACTATTAAAATTAGATGGAATAAAAGAGTCGATCGCTTCAGGTGATACGAAAATATCACTAGTGTTTGACTATGAATATGAAGTTTCGGTCGATTTTCGCTTAGTGGCACCACATGAATTTGCGACGGCACTCCATCATTTTACAGGATCGAAGGATCATAATGTTCGTATGAGACAACTGGCGAAAGAACGTGGTGAGAAGATCAGTGAATACGGTGTTGAAAATACAGAGACAGGTGAAGTAACAACTTTTATGAGCGAAGAAGCATTTTTTGCTCACTTTGATCTCCCTTTCATTCCACCTGAATTAAGAGAAGATGGTAAAGAAATTGAACAAATTTCAAAGTGGGAAGGATTAATTCACTCTAAGGATATTAAAGGGGATCTACATATGCACTCCACTTGGTCAGATGGAGCATATTCCATTGTTGAGATGGTCGAGGAATGCCGTAGACTAGGTTATCAGTATATGGCGATTACCGATCATTCTCAGTATTTGAAGGTAGCGAACGGCCTAACGCCTGAGCGACTTCGTAAGCAAATTGATGAAATTAGAAGGCTCAATGAACAGTATGAGGATATTTTGATTCTTTCCGGAATTGAAATGGATATCCTTCCTGATGGGTCGCTAGATTATGAGGACGATCTATTAGAAGAATTGGATCTCGTGATTGCATCAATCCATTCGAGCTTTTCTCAGCCAAGAGAAACGATTATGAACAGATTAATCACCGCACTCGATAATGCCCATGTGGATATTATCGCTCATCCGACCGGTCGCTTGATTGGCAGGCGTGAAGGGTATGATGTTGATATGGATATGCTGATTGAACTAGCGACAAAAACAAATACCGCATTGGAACTTAATGCGAACCCTAATCGATTGGACTTATCTTCTGAAAATATTAAAAAAGCACAAGAGGCAGGCGTAAAGCTGGTCATTAACACAGATGCCCATAGCACAGAGCATTTTGCTTTTATGGAATTAGGTATCCAAACAGCTAGAAAAGGCTGGATTTTAGCGGAGAATGTACTGAACACAAGGGAACCAGAGGAACTAGTCGCTTTTTTAAATAGGCATAAAGAAGGTAAGTAG
- a CDS encoding long-chain-fatty-acid--CoA ligase, translating to MKVDKIWLKHYPKEIPEQLEYRNQPVQAYLSDAAKTFGQKKAIHFMGKELTYEEVHTSALKFANYLRGLGVGKGDRVAIMLPNTPQSVISYYGILYAGGIVVQTNPLYMEREIEYQMQDSEAKIIITLDILYPRVVKVKNETNLEHIIVTAIKDYLPFPKNLVYPFIQKKQYGLSVKVEHGGQVHLFTEIIKTSEPKELNVPFDFEEDLAILQYTGGTTGFPKGVMLSHKNLVSNASMSDAWLYKCKKGEEKILGILPFFHVFGMTAVMILSVMQGYKMILLPKFDAETTLKTIHKQKPTLFPGAPTIYIGLLNHPDLKKYDLSSVHSCISGSAPLPVEIQQQFEKVTGGKLVEGYGLTETSPVTHANFLWDRPYVKGSIGVPWPDTDAAILSMETGEPMPPNEMGEIAVKGPQVMKGYWNKPDETEQTLKDGWLLTGDLGYVNEDGYFFIVDRKKDMIIAGGFNIYPREIEEILYEHKDVQEVVVAGIPDPYRGETVKAYIVLKENSSLSEKELDEFMRKHLAAYKVPRIYEFRKELPKTAVGKILRRALVEEERQKQENQNKIG from the coding sequence ATTAAAGTGGACAAAATATGGCTCAAGCATTATCCAAAAGAAATTCCGGAACAATTAGAATATCGCAACCAACCGGTGCAAGCATATTTATCTGATGCGGCTAAAACGTTTGGACAAAAAAAAGCAATCCACTTCATGGGCAAAGAATTAACATATGAAGAGGTGCATACTTCTGCTCTAAAATTTGCGAATTATTTACGAGGTTTAGGTGTTGGTAAAGGTGACCGGGTGGCGATTATGTTGCCAAATACACCGCAGTCAGTTATCAGCTATTACGGAATTTTATATGCAGGTGGAATTGTTGTGCAAACCAATCCACTCTATATGGAAAGAGAAATCGAGTATCAAATGCAGGATTCTGAAGCCAAAATCATTATTACGTTGGATATTTTGTATCCGAGAGTGGTCAAAGTAAAAAATGAGACGAATCTTGAACATATTATTGTAACCGCTATCAAGGATTATCTGCCATTTCCGAAAAATTTAGTTTATCCATTTATTCAAAAGAAACAGTATGGACTGTCCGTTAAAGTTGAGCATGGCGGTCAGGTACATTTATTTACAGAAATTATCAAAACGTCAGAACCGAAAGAATTGAACGTACCTTTTGACTTTGAAGAGGATTTAGCTATTTTGCAATACACTGGAGGTACAACTGGTTTTCCTAAAGGTGTGATGTTGTCTCATAAAAACCTTGTTTCTAATGCTTCAATGAGTGATGCTTGGTTATATAAATGTAAAAAAGGCGAAGAGAAAATACTAGGAATACTCCCATTCTTCCATGTGTTTGGAATGACAGCCGTTATGATACTATCAGTTATGCAAGGGTATAAAATGATCTTGCTTCCGAAATTCGATGCGGAGACAACACTCAAAACGATTCATAAGCAAAAACCAACTTTATTCCCAGGAGCTCCCACCATATATATTGGTCTATTAAATCATCCTGACCTTAAAAAATATGATTTATCTTCCGTTCATTCTTGTATTAGTGGTTCTGCCCCTTTACCTGTAGAAATTCAACAGCAGTTCGAGAAAGTGACAGGCGGAAAATTAGTTGAAGGATACGGATTAACAGAAACTTCACCGGTGACTCACGCTAACTTCTTATGGGATCGTCCTTATGTTAAAGGAAGTATTGGAGTGCCTTGGCCTGACACGGATGCAGCTATATTATCAATGGAGACCGGAGAACCAATGCCTCCAAATGAAATGGGCGAAATTGCGGTAAAAGGACCTCAAGTCATGAAAGGTTATTGGAATAAACCAGATGAAACGGAACAAACCCTTAAAGATGGATGGCTTCTTACAGGTGATCTAGGCTATGTGAATGAAGATGGCTACTTTTTTATCGTTGATCGAAAGAAGGATATGATTATTGCAGGTGGATTTAATATTTATCCTCGAGAAATAGAAGAAATTTTATATGAACATAAAGATGTACAGGAGGTTGTGGTCGCAGGTATACCAGATCCGTATCGCGGTGAAACAGTGAAAGCGTATATCGTGTTAAAAGAAAACAGTTCACTCAGTGAAAAAGAGTTAGATGAATTTATGAGGAAACACCTCGCAGCATATAAAGTACCTCGAATTTATGAGTTCAGAAAAGAATTGCCAAAAACGGCGGTTGGTAAAATCTTAAGGAGAGCATTAGTAGAAGAAGAACGACAAAAACAAGAGAATCAAAATAAAATAGGTTAG
- a CDS encoding CvpA family protein — protein MLDLILLIIFVISFFIGLRRGFILQLIHMTGFIIAFVVAYLYHDELAPKLTLWIPYPALNEESTLSMIFDATNMDQAYYRAIAFAIIFFVVKIITQIIGSMLDFLAQFPLLKQFNSGAGAVLGFIEMYLIVFILLYIAALLPVGFVQTAISDSVMAENMIKHTPILSDQLKEWWFEYVLAS, from the coding sequence ATGTTAGATTTAATTTTACTTATCATTTTTGTGATCTCGTTTTTTATTGGATTACGTCGCGGATTCATTTTACAACTTATACATATGACAGGATTCATCATTGCGTTTGTAGTGGCATATTTATACCACGATGAATTGGCACCAAAATTGACATTATGGATTCCCTATCCAGCACTCAATGAGGAATCGACGTTAAGTATGATTTTTGATGCAACAAATATGGATCAAGCGTATTATCGAGCCATAGCCTTTGCCATTATATTTTTTGTCGTCAAGATTATTACGCAAATTATCGGATCAATGCTCGACTTTTTAGCGCAATTTCCACTTCTTAAACAATTCAATTCCGGAGCTGGGGCAGTGTTAGGCTTCATTGAAATGTATCTGATCGTTTTTATCCTTCTTTATATTGCGGCTCTTTTACCAGTAGGGTTCGTTCAGACGGCCATTAGTGACTCGGTAATGGCTGAAAACATGATCAAACATACGCCGATACTTTCAGACCAACTAAAGGAATGGTGGTTTGAATACGTTTTAGCCTCTTAA
- a CDS encoding CPBP family intramembrane glutamic endopeptidase, whose protein sequence is MYYFLYLFGPTIMIGIGLQLFESVGLTIFLFYGWLFLMLLINRKSLKVNQPNWKNSALVGFGIGVVFFLSLFMGIKWLHPFLFNVEELRAILRQWGFTGNERLVYIGILLVINPVLEEVYWRASLHQKFRKNLGTHQTIYTTSFFYTLYHILVVLPLFQWPLSIFAVIPVFFAGVVWGYLSENSNSIIGPIISHFLADVGIMSVYWFILR, encoded by the coding sequence ATGTACTATTTTTTGTATCTGTTTGGTCCTACGATCATGATAGGAATCGGTCTTCAGCTTTTCGAGTCTGTAGGGTTAACGATTTTCTTGTTTTATGGCTGGTTATTTTTAATGTTGCTTATAAATAGGAAGAGTTTAAAGGTCAATCAGCCAAACTGGAAGAATTCTGCTCTAGTTGGCTTTGGTATCGGTGTGGTATTTTTCCTCAGTCTATTTATGGGGATAAAATGGCTACATCCTTTCCTCTTTAACGTAGAGGAACTACGTGCTATTCTTCGACAATGGGGTTTCACTGGAAATGAGAGGCTAGTGTACATAGGGATTCTTCTTGTCATTAATCCGGTTTTGGAAGAAGTTTATTGGCGGGCCTCCTTACACCAAAAATTCCGGAAAAACCTAGGAACTCATCAAACAATCTATACTACATCTTTCTTTTACACGCTCTATCATATTCTAGTTGTTCTGCCTTTATTTCAATGGCCTTTAAGTATTTTTGCGGTAATACCAGTGTTTTTTGCAGGAGTAGTTTGGGGGTATTTAAGTGAAAATTCTAACTCGATCATCGGACCAATTATCAGTCATTTTCTAGCAGACGTAGGAATTATGAGTGTGTATTGGTTTATTCTTCGGTAA
- the rnhC gene encoding ribonuclease HIII has translation MSNTVIKCDSTTINQMKKAYQSHLSLKQPQSTVFMAKVHGCTITAYSSGKVLFQGGSHEEEARKWGNSLPSAKKSTSSPKGSTKLPLNFSSLSVMGSDEVGTGDYFGPMTVVSAYVSTQNMPLVKELGVQDSKNLKDPQIIKIAQDLLHVIPYSLLILPNPKYNELQKNGMTQGKMKAVLHNKALLNLLKKMNPEKPEAILIDQFAEKNVYYRHLQGQKDVCKENVYFSTKGESVHLAVAAASILARYAFLKEWDKLSEKAGFTIPKGAGAAVDKAGARLIRSKGEQALWEFTKVHFANTGKAKKLV, from the coding sequence TTGAGTAATACTGTCATAAAATGCGATTCAACCACAATAAATCAGATGAAAAAAGCCTATCAATCCCACCTATCACTAAAACAGCCTCAGAGCACTGTATTCATGGCAAAGGTGCATGGGTGCACAATAACCGCCTACTCCTCAGGGAAAGTTCTCTTTCAAGGAGGGAGTCATGAAGAAGAGGCCAGAAAATGGGGAAATTCTCTCCCTTCCGCTAAAAAGAGCACTTCTTCTCCGAAAGGGTCGACAAAACTACCGCTTAACTTCTCCTCCCTTTCTGTCATGGGTTCGGATGAAGTCGGCACTGGGGACTATTTTGGGCCGATGACCGTCGTGAGTGCTTATGTATCGACTCAAAACATGCCGCTTGTTAAAGAACTTGGTGTACAAGATTCAAAGAATTTAAAAGATCCCCAAATCATCAAAATTGCTCAAGATTTATTGCATGTCATCCCGTACTCATTACTAATCTTACCGAATCCAAAGTACAATGAACTCCAAAAAAATGGCATGACACAAGGAAAGATGAAGGCTGTTCTTCATAATAAAGCATTACTCAATTTGCTCAAAAAGATGAATCCTGAAAAACCTGAAGCGATTCTTATCGATCAGTTTGCCGAAAAAAATGTGTATTACCGGCATCTTCAAGGACAAAAAGATGTTTGCAAAGAAAATGTATACTTTAGTACAAAAGGTGAGAGCGTGCATTTAGCGGTTGCTGCGGCATCTATTCTTGCTCGCTATGCCTTTTTAAAGGAATGGGATAAGCTTTCAGAAAAAGCGGGATTTACAATTCCAAAAGGAGCGGGAGCAGCAGTTGACAAGGCTGGGGCTCGCTTGATTCGTTCAAAGGGAGAACAAGCATTGTGGGAGTTTACAAAGGTCCATTTTGCCAATACTGGAAAAGCGAAGAAATTAGTATAA
- a CDS encoding endonuclease MutS2, which produces MNKKVLKTLEFDKVKEQLLSFASSSLGQEKVENLYPSSSLQEVQKWQAETDEAATVLRLRGNIPLGGIFNIRPHVKRAEIGGVLSPQELVETASTIYASRMLRLFVEKLIEERENLPILQEKIDEMSILTPLEKEIKEAIDENGSVLDSASSNLRSIRTQLRINESRVREKLEGMVRSKNAQTMLSDAIVTIRNDRFVLPVKQEYRSHYGGIIHDQSASGQTLFIEPEAIVVLNNSLREWKLKEQEEIEKILLELSGKVSEHGAELLVIVGILAQIDFMFTKAKYGKTIKGTKPKVNDAGFIKLHKARHPLLAMEEAVANDIFLGGDFTTIVITGPNTGGKTVTLKTIGLCTILAQTGLQVPALDGSELAVFSNVFADIGDEQSIEQSLSTFSSHMVNIVQILKDVTHDSLVLYDELGAGTDPQEGAALAISILDRTYSKGARVVATTHYPELKAYGYNRDGVVNASVEFDVETLSPTYRLLIGVPGRSNAFDISKRLGLPDDVISHAKEHVGTDSKQVEKMIASLQDSKRAAENEEKEARELLIHAEDLHKDLQLKIAQFNEKEEDLTVKAKLKASKIVERAKEEAEQVLYELRKLRTQKGADVKEHELISAKKRLEEATPIIEKKAKPKSTTQTKRTLKEGDEVKVLTFNQKGHLTKKISENEWQVQMGIMKMKVKESDLEFLKAEKIVKTKPMATVKGKDFHVNLELDLRGERFENAILRVEKYIDDALLAGYPRVSIIHGKGTGALRQGVGEYLKNHRSVKRVRLGESGEGGSGVSVVEFK; this is translated from the coding sequence ATGAATAAAAAAGTATTAAAAACATTAGAATTTGATAAAGTGAAGGAGCAATTATTGTCCTTTGCCTCATCCTCTCTTGGTCAGGAAAAGGTAGAAAATTTATATCCTTCTTCTTCATTACAAGAGGTACAAAAATGGCAAGCAGAAACAGATGAAGCCGCAACAGTACTTCGGTTAAGGGGGAATATTCCGTTAGGAGGAATATTTAATATTCGTCCCCACGTGAAAAGAGCTGAGATCGGTGGGGTCTTAAGTCCACAAGAGCTCGTCGAAACAGCTAGCACCATCTATGCAAGCCGAATGCTTCGTCTATTTGTTGAAAAGCTAATAGAAGAAAGGGAGAATCTGCCGATTCTACAAGAAAAAATTGATGAAATGTCAATTTTAACTCCTCTAGAGAAGGAAATTAAAGAAGCGATTGATGAAAATGGCTCGGTGTTGGATAGTGCCAGTTCTAACTTAAGAAGTATCCGAACCCAGTTGAGAATCAATGAGAGTCGCGTTCGTGAAAAGCTAGAAGGAATGGTCCGTTCCAAAAACGCACAAACGATGCTTTCAGACGCGATAGTGACGATTCGAAATGATCGATTTGTTCTTCCGGTCAAACAAGAATACCGTAGTCACTATGGTGGGATTATTCATGACCAGTCTGCTTCAGGACAAACGCTATTTATCGAACCAGAGGCAATTGTGGTTTTAAACAATAGCTTGCGAGAATGGAAGCTAAAGGAACAGGAAGAAATCGAAAAAATTCTCCTTGAGCTATCAGGAAAAGTAAGTGAGCACGGTGCGGAACTCCTTGTTATAGTAGGGATACTTGCCCAAATAGACTTTATGTTCACAAAAGCAAAATATGGTAAAACAATTAAAGGAACAAAACCGAAAGTGAATGACGCAGGCTTCATTAAACTACATAAAGCAAGACATCCATTATTAGCAATGGAGGAAGCCGTTGCTAACGATATTTTCTTAGGGGGAGACTTCACGACTATTGTGATTACAGGGCCTAATACCGGGGGGAAAACGGTTACATTAAAAACGATTGGTTTATGTACCATACTTGCCCAGACTGGGCTTCAAGTTCCCGCATTAGATGGTTCAGAGCTCGCTGTTTTTTCTAACGTTTTCGCTGATATTGGCGATGAGCAGTCGATTGAACAAAGCTTATCAACTTTCTCTTCCCATATGGTGAATATTGTACAGATTTTAAAGGACGTTACTCACGATAGCCTTGTTCTCTATGACGAGCTTGGAGCAGGAACAGACCCTCAAGAAGGAGCGGCTCTTGCCATATCAATTCTCGATAGAACATACAGCAAGGGGGCGCGTGTAGTCGCAACCACACATTATCCGGAACTGAAAGCCTACGGGTATAATCGTGATGGAGTAGTCAATGCAAGTGTAGAATTTGATGTCGAAACGTTAAGTCCGACTTATCGCCTATTGATTGGTGTTCCTGGAAGAAGTAATGCTTTTGACATATCGAAACGCCTAGGGTTGCCAGATGACGTCATCTCTCATGCAAAAGAGCATGTTGGTACAGACAGCAAACAAGTGGAAAAGATGATTGCTTCTCTACAAGACTCCAAGCGTGCGGCAGAAAACGAAGAAAAAGAAGCAAGGGAATTGCTTATTCATGCTGAAGACCTTCATAAAGATTTGCAACTTAAGATAGCCCAGTTTAATGAAAAAGAAGAGGACTTAACGGTGAAAGCGAAACTAAAAGCCTCTAAAATTGTAGAAAGGGCGAAAGAAGAAGCAGAGCAAGTTCTTTACGAATTACGGAAGCTCCGTACACAAAAAGGAGCAGATGTAAAAGAACATGAGTTGATTTCAGCGAAAAAACGGTTAGAAGAAGCCACACCGATCATTGAGAAAAAAGCGAAACCCAAATCCACTACGCAAACAAAACGTACCCTAAAAGAAGGGGATGAAGTGAAAGTCCTTACTTTTAATCAAAAAGGTCATTTAACTAAAAAAATATCCGAGAATGAATGGCAAGTGCAGATGGGTATTATGAAAATGAAAGTGAAAGAATCAGATTTAGAATTCCTTAAAGCGGAAAAAATTGTGAAAACAAAGCCAATGGCAACAGTAAAAGGCAAGGATTTTCATGTGAATTTAGAACTAGACTTACGAGGAGAACGATTTGAGAATGCCATTCTTCGAGTAGAGAAATACATCGATGATGCCTTACTTGCAGGGTATCCACGGGTTTCAATCATTCATGGGAAGGGAACCGGGGCATTGCGTCAAGGGGTTGGAGAATATTTGAAAAACCATCGATCCGTAAAGCGTGTTCGTTTAGGTGAATCTGGAGAAGGCGGATCCGGAGTTTCCGTTGTAGAATTTAAATAA